A window of the Butyricimonas virosa genome harbors these coding sequences:
- a CDS encoding TlpA family protein disulfide reductase encodes MKNIFIIIILTFCPLASLFAQDKYEIFRKEMFLIEKQENEYRKVIWGENDFSQDYKDSVYKKHQVLVKEKVEFAKNTIRENRDDERFLKVLDIYVRNFLSLDEFEAELKMFSFQVQKTEACQRYFEFIKYARINTPGKQCIDFEMKGHDGKTIKFSDVYKKHKLVLIDFWASWCGACRATMPSIKKMYEVYHEKGVEVVSVSLDDNKEAWEKAYKEENIPWIDGSNLLGWKDPVTLWYAIRGIPHKVLVDQHGIIIDSGFYQLGSLEQKIDEYLHSHKN; translated from the coding sequence ATGAAGAACATATTTATAATCATTATTTTAACGTTCTGTCCTCTCGCCAGTTTATTCGCACAAGACAAGTACGAAATATTCAGAAAGGAGATGTTTCTTATCGAGAAACAAGAGAATGAATATCGAAAAGTAATTTGGGGTGAAAACGATTTTTCCCAAGACTACAAAGACAGCGTTTATAAAAAACATCAAGTACTGGTGAAAGAAAAAGTCGAGTTTGCCAAGAACACCATCCGAGAGAATAGAGATGACGAACGATTCCTGAAAGTATTGGATATTTATGTACGCAATTTCTTATCCCTGGATGAATTTGAAGCGGAGTTGAAAATGTTTTCATTTCAGGTACAAAAAACAGAAGCTTGTCAACGTTATTTCGAGTTTATCAAGTATGCAAGGATCAATACTCCCGGCAAACAATGTATTGATTTCGAGATGAAAGGACATGATGGGAAAACAATAAAGTTCTCGGATGTATATAAAAAGCATAAACTTGTTCTCATCGATTTTTGGGCCTCCTGGTGTGGCGCTTGTCGGGCAACAATGCCCTCCATTAAAAAGATGTATGAAGTCTATCATGAAAAAGGCGTCGAAGTAGTCAGCGTGTCGCTAGACGACAATAAAGAGGCGTGGGAAAAAGCTTATAAAGAAGAAAACATTCCTTGGATAGACGGTAGTAATCTGTTAGGATGGAAAGATCCTGTCACTCTATGGTACGCCATTCGGGGAATACCACACAAGGTGTTAGTGGATCAGCATGGGATCATCATCGATAGTGGATTTTATCAATTAGGCAGCTTGGAACAGAAAATAGACGAATATCTTCATTCGCATAAAAATTGA
- a CDS encoding thioredoxin family protein yields the protein MKIIQYILLVCSLCLFGKTGAQNRSIEFREGNWEQMLKMAKKEKKMIFVDCYTSWCGPCKMLAKNIFTQDSVADFYNANFICFQIDMEKGEGPELARKYGVAAFPTLLYVDKDGMLKHCVVGNQQAHELIRNGEKALKGEQTLLDFQRRYDAGERDRAFVKQYIDVLFKAYRPQLQKEVVTEYINRLSDAEFYTRETWDIIIRNLSDPLSPILKKVAAKRYYFSHVVSRDTIDIFIDYTLKSAVSSFVWWTPDKGVFNQQRYDELLAYIFTQPLPKVPQYVASLYAAAYLKTGDIRGMLDEMYHSLQYGIFYTPQDKLDFIRNFLRHVETCGNETFMNEANAWLDKLMESAPSGYYKSEYMKVKARILRVLGKVDEANELELQAPKVRMS from the coding sequence ATGAAAATAATTCAATATATATTATTGGTCTGCAGTCTCTGTCTCTTCGGGAAGACAGGGGCGCAGAACCGCTCCATCGAGTTCCGGGAAGGAAATTGGGAGCAAATGCTAAAGATGGCAAAAAAAGAGAAGAAAATGATATTTGTTGACTGTTACACCTCTTGGTGTGGCCCTTGTAAAATGTTGGCGAAAAACATTTTCACACAAGACAGTGTAGCGGATTTCTATAACGCAAACTTTATCTGTTTCCAAATTGATATGGAAAAAGGTGAAGGTCCGGAATTGGCTCGGAAATATGGCGTTGCCGCTTTTCCAACTTTGTTGTATGTGGATAAAGACGGGATGTTGAAACATTGTGTGGTGGGCAACCAGCAGGCGCACGAATTAATCCGAAATGGAGAAAAAGCGTTGAAAGGCGAACAAACTTTACTTGACTTCCAAAGGCGTTATGATGCTGGTGAGCGTGACCGTGCTTTCGTGAAACAGTACATTGATGTATTGTTCAAAGCATATCGCCCACAGTTGCAAAAAGAGGTGGTCACGGAGTATATCAATAGGCTTTCCGATGCCGAGTTTTATACTCGAGAAACATGGGATATTATTATTCGAAATCTTTCAGACCCTCTTTCTCCGATATTGAAAAAAGTGGCTGCAAAACGCTACTATTTCTCTCATGTTGTTTCCCGCGACACCATTGATATTTTTATTGATTACACTTTGAAAAGTGCCGTATCTAGTTTCGTTTGGTGGACGCCTGATAAGGGTGTATTCAATCAGCAACGCTATGACGAACTGCTTGCTTACATTTTTACTCAACCCCTGCCCAAAGTCCCCCAGTATGTGGCATCCCTCTATGCTGCGGCTTATTTGAAAACAGGAGACATTCGTGGTATGTTGGACGAAATGTATCACTCCCTCCAATACGGTATTTTCTATACCCCGCAGGATAAGTTGGACTTTATTCGAAACTTTTTGCGTCATGTTGAAACTTGTGGAAATGAAACATTCATGAACGAGGCAAATGCTTGGTTGGATAAATTGATGGAATCAGCTCCTTCTGGTTATTACAAGTCTGAATACATGAAAGTGAAAGCTCGTATATTGAGAGTGTTAGGAAAGGTAGATGAAGCGAATGAATTAGAGCTGCAGGCTCCGAAAGTAAGAATGTCGTAA
- a CDS encoding PKD-like family lipoprotein: MMEKLKYALLFVLGVLSFASCYRDLGNYDYSEINQVTFSGFPEEMQYAYRLVDTVRVTPVIEGSLEGKDLNNYSLKWQAVVKSGSVDGATTFDLDSNRLDLKYFVQLPEAKYTVYLLVEDKTSGVTWRQGFDLQVTSATYEGWLILSEDSEGFSRLDMISTSTPDEEIIRNLWADSPLREFKGPKSLHLLGGMSAPRPVYFLAEEAQAKLDDDDFSYDYENDLRYEFAEWRDGFVPTCMVGTYGDCRLCIGKDGVYGKGTIIGAIYGMRLNKLDGETDYFDVAPAIGMSGIYYNTYGGTAILYDVTNQRFVQVTSDMNKVQKPSAEEKVFSFTTGKSFVHLSNTMHGSRGETYTILKDGAGKLWLYGIEVGNYNYVAQVDGHYYQLNAPEIERATAFAVHPRDYDLYYAVDNKIYCYNINSKACRLLPIKMESGEIVNQFSGEQITMLKFNIFVMGDYSKPAGSGEMQYRLIVGSKETIGDNALKGHVRMLELPATSSQNASVYRSYDGFGVVKDVIYRERN; the protein is encoded by the coding sequence ATGATGGAAAAATTGAAATATGCTCTCTTGTTCGTGCTTGGTGTACTATCATTCGCCAGCTGCTACAGGGATTTGGGGAATTATGATTATTCGGAAATTAATCAAGTGACCTTTTCCGGTTTCCCAGAAGAAATGCAATATGCCTATCGTCTGGTAGATACTGTGCGGGTAACCCCTGTGATAGAAGGTTCTTTAGAGGGAAAAGATTTAAATAATTATTCGCTTAAATGGCAAGCGGTAGTGAAATCCGGTTCGGTGGATGGTGCGACAACTTTTGATTTGGACAGTAATCGGTTAGACTTGAAATATTTCGTGCAACTACCGGAAGCAAAATACACCGTTTATTTGCTGGTGGAAGATAAAACATCGGGAGTCACTTGGCGTCAAGGATTTGATTTACAAGTGACCTCTGCCACCTATGAAGGTTGGTTGATTTTGTCAGAGGATTCAGAGGGATTTTCACGTTTGGACATGATTTCGACTTCTACACCTGACGAAGAAATAATCAGAAACCTTTGGGCTGATAGTCCGTTGCGGGAATTTAAGGGACCGAAGTCGCTTCATTTGTTAGGAGGAATGTCTGCGCCTCGTCCCGTCTATTTCCTTGCCGAAGAAGCACAAGCAAAATTGGATGACGATGATTTCAGCTATGATTATGAAAACGATTTGAGGTATGAGTTTGCAGAGTGGCGTGATGGTTTTGTTCCTACCTGTATGGTTGGAACTTATGGAGATTGTCGCCTTTGTATAGGCAAGGATGGCGTGTATGGAAAAGGAACAATAATTGGAGCAATATACGGGATGCGTTTAAATAAACTCGATGGAGAGACGGATTATTTTGATGTTGCTCCGGCAATAGGAATGTCAGGTATTTATTATAACACTTATGGTGGTACGGCAATTTTGTATGACGTGACAAATCAACGTTTTGTACAGGTCACGAGTGATATGAATAAGGTGCAAAAGCCGTCGGCAGAGGAAAAAGTATTTTCCTTTACTACGGGCAAAAGTTTTGTTCATTTATCTAACACGATGCATGGTAGTAGAGGGGAAACATACACAATATTAAAGGATGGTGCCGGAAAGCTTTGGTTATATGGAATAGAGGTTGGTAATTATAATTACGTTGCTCAAGTGGATGGGCATTATTACCAACTAAATGCTCCAGAGATCGAACGTGCAACAGCTTTTGCCGTACATCCGCGTGATTACGATTTGTATTATGCGGTTGATAACAAAATATATTGCTATAACATTAATTCGAAAGCATGTCGTTTATTACCCATCAAGATGGAGAGTGGCGAAATTGTTAATCAGTTTTCAGGAGAGCAAATAACCATGTTGAAGTTCAATATATTTGTAATGGGAGATTATTCGAAACCGGCAGGTAGTGGAGAAATGCAATACCGTTTAATTGTTGGTAGTAAGGAAACTATTGGTGATAATGCTTTGAAAGGTCATGTCCGGATGTTGGAATTACCTGCGACCTCTTCGCAGAATGCCTCTGTTTACCGTTCCTACGATGGATTCGGTGTTGTGAAAGATGTTATATATCGTGAACGAAATTAG
- a CDS encoding DUF4843 domain-containing protein, translating to MNKTILLCLALTCLLSLVGCEQKIDTWSGQNVAYINMEVDSTVVSFAYLDEDVDTVSVEIAVMGDVEEGVSRYVEVKLVEKNAMVGEDYETLAERYEVPSGTTSCVVPVVVKRPNDESDKEVILELVENDDFYLYYQDDVLTSGSAVVYSKTTHRILFNNVMKEAPNTWNEYYFGTFSPLKFETICTVMEIPRTSFLSTSYMGFGRISYIANYMKAYLDEHPIMDGDKEMRMGDFLYQ from the coding sequence ATGAATAAGACTATATTATTATGTTTGGCCTTGACTTGCTTGTTAAGCTTGGTAGGTTGTGAACAAAAGATCGACACTTGGTCTGGACAAAATGTCGCATACATAAATATGGAGGTAGATTCTACAGTAGTTTCCTTTGCCTATCTGGATGAGGATGTGGATACGGTATCGGTAGAGATTGCCGTGATGGGTGATGTGGAAGAAGGTGTGAGCCGTTATGTGGAAGTGAAGTTAGTAGAAAAGAATGCCATGGTGGGAGAAGATTATGAAACTTTAGCTGAACGCTATGAAGTGCCGAGTGGAACAACTTCTTGTGTGGTGCCCGTTGTGGTGAAACGCCCGAATGACGAATCGGATAAGGAAGTGATTTTAGAATTAGTGGAAAATGATGACTTTTATTTGTACTATCAGGATGATGTGCTTACGAGCGGTTCGGCAGTTGTCTATTCGAAGACTACACACCGTATTCTGTTCAATAACGTGATGAAAGAAGCTCCCAACACTTGGAATGAGTATTACTTTGGGACTTTTTCTCCTCTCAAGTTCGAGACTATTTGTACGGTTATGGAAATCCCGCGTACTTCTTTCCTCTCCACTTCTTATATGGGATTCGGACGTATAAGCTACATCGCCAATTACATGAAAGCCTATTTGGATGAACACCCAATAATGGATGGAGATAAGGAGATGAGAATGGGAGACTTTTTGTATCAATAA
- a CDS encoding RagB/SusD family nutrient uptake outer membrane protein, with product MKFDKYIKIGVLGIALWSLTGCTDWLDVQPVDQVAEEQMFTSEEGFRQGLNGVYVELCSSSLYGGDLLTGTVEVLAQRYKFANYGTMQNLNSLGQFDYTTDYSKSNFAGIWEKGYALIANVNTLLKNADEKKNLFTGDQYNWITGEAYALRAMLHFDLLRLFGPVYKTNKEGRAIPYNKEFVLSGTDLLSASKVLEYVIDDLKEAERRLANDPVIEQGPLLEEGSTEEENFWHYRTFRLNYYAVKALQARVYLYAEMFSEALAAAREVVAVQEQYFPFTTKSQVTDGQKPDRIFSSELVFALQYPNRNKIFTDYFTPDLKDDQMWLTPSTYLENIFGTLALNDWRYESNWKVASGHTNRCFYKYSDLETDAYYADLLPMIRMSEMYYIIAETAENETDALASINLVLDNRGVELLTSVSQLESTLLNEYQKEFWGEGQLFFYYKRMNASSILSAFSGGNVNMNDTKYVLPLPQSETDFR from the coding sequence ATGAAGTTTGATAAATATATTAAAATCGGTGTTTTGGGTATCGCTTTGTGGTCGCTTACTGGATGTACAGATTGGTTGGATGTACAACCGGTGGATCAAGTGGCGGAGGAACAAATGTTTACTTCAGAAGAAGGATTCCGTCAAGGGTTGAATGGTGTGTATGTCGAATTGTGTAGCTCCAGTCTGTATGGAGGAGATCTGTTGACAGGTACTGTGGAAGTATTAGCGCAGCGTTATAAATTTGCCAATTATGGTACTATGCAGAACTTGAATAGTTTGGGACAATTTGATTACACGACCGATTACTCGAAATCTAATTTTGCCGGTATTTGGGAAAAAGGATATGCTTTGATTGCCAACGTGAATACATTATTGAAAAATGCCGATGAGAAAAAGAATTTGTTCACGGGTGATCAATATAATTGGATTACAGGTGAGGCTTATGCGTTACGTGCCATGTTGCATTTCGATTTGTTACGCTTGTTTGGTCCTGTCTACAAAACCAACAAAGAAGGACGTGCCATTCCTTATAACAAAGAATTTGTATTGTCCGGTACGGATCTGTTGTCAGCTTCGAAAGTATTGGAATATGTTATTGATGATTTAAAGGAAGCTGAAAGGCGTCTAGCTAATGATCCTGTTATTGAACAGGGCCCGCTATTGGAGGAAGGGTCTACGGAAGAAGAGAATTTTTGGCATTATCGAACATTTCGTCTAAACTATTATGCGGTGAAAGCTCTTCAGGCACGAGTGTATTTGTATGCGGAAATGTTTAGCGAAGCCTTGGCGGCAGCTCGTGAAGTTGTGGCAGTGCAGGAACAATATTTCCCCTTTACCACAAAATCGCAAGTGACCGATGGTCAGAAACCTGATAGGATATTCTCTTCTGAATTGGTATTTGCTTTACAATATCCGAACCGTAATAAAATCTTTACCGATTATTTCACTCCGGATTTGAAAGATGACCAAATGTGGCTTACCCCTTCTACCTATTTGGAAAATATTTTCGGTACACTAGCGTTGAATGATTGGCGTTATGAGTCTAATTGGAAAGTAGCATCAGGACATACCAATAGATGTTTCTATAAATATTCTGATTTGGAAACCGATGCCTATTACGCTGATTTACTACCGATGATTCGGATGTCGGAGATGTATTATATCATTGCTGAGACAGCCGAAAATGAAACCGATGCATTGGCAAGTATCAATCTTGTACTGGACAATCGTGGCGTCGAATTGTTGACTTCCGTTTCCCAGTTGGAGAGTACATTGCTGAACGAATATCAAAAGGAATTTTGGGGAGAAGGGCAGTTGTTTTTCTATTACAAACGGATGAATGCTTCAAGTATCCTTTCAGCGTTCTCCGGTGGTAATGTGAATATGAACGATACTAAATATGTTTTGCCTTTGCCGCAAAGTGAAACGGATTTTAGATGA
- a CDS encoding SusC/RagA family TonB-linked outer membrane protein: MKKDELILHPWRWRGKKMLVMKLVMLMVLLPVFAFAMPTYSQKQIKMEVQDVSLEQVLKELHAQSGYYILYNKQDVQGVKNVSLKVNGASVDEVLKLCLRNTSLQYEIEDQTILISVKKVNNEPEKKESVVLKGVVKDSKGGVLPGVTVMIKGTSVGTATDMDGNYSMNILKQDTVTLIFSFVGMKTKEVKWAGQSELNITLEDEVSEMDEVVVTGIFQRKKESFTGSTATFKKEELKMVGTQNLIQSLKTLDPSFVIMENNDYGSDPNRLPDIEIRGKSSVVGLKEQYDTDPNQPLFILDGFETDLQTVVNLNMDRVQSVTILKDAASTALYGSKAANGVVVIETKQPEPGTFRVSYNGNFSLSIPDLSDYNLMNAREKLKFEQKAGFYKSDYTYDAQEQLFLDSLYNLHRANVARGVNTYWLSEPLRVALVHKHNIYAEGGDNAVRYGLGVTYNGTDGVMKNSGNDVIGMNFDLNYRKGKFRFFNKMSFDYTKKENPTVSFSEYAKANPYFEKYDENGNVTRYLEEYYTVNQQHYTVENPLYNASLNSYDRQKGTSFINKFNAEYRPVEEVMVRGRISLEKKSEKAEYFLSPEHTSFDEVARTQRGSYKSTDYDTWIYDGELTVTYGKLFNDVHQLNAVLGANFRSSELKTEAFEAVGFPVGDFTRPSFATSFPNGGKPDYTETVTRSNSWYLNMGYAFDNRYLFDANIRLDGASVFGSNKRYTETWSVGVAWNIHNENFLKNAEWMTLLKVRASIGNPGNQNFDAYQSYTTYSFNNWNSNNFGTSLLVDAFGNPDLKWQKTLDMNVGADIALLRNRFNINFDYYQKRTDPLLAVISLPSSVGTKTIATNIGEQWNTGYSATVKYSPIYRPEEGINWNLSLNFRHQKSEYRNIGNSLSQFNAQNENTSLVRYYDGGSPTALWAVRSLGIDPANGKEVFLKKDGTYTYTYETKDEVQVGDTEPDLEGVIGTTLYYKGFSFSAHLRYSLGGDVFNEALYTKVENISEDNLKYNQDKRALYDRWEKPGQHARFKGISLTETTQMSSRFVQRSNFLKGESFSAGYDFPKEWIEKAGFSALRLQVNMNDVFRISSVKEERGIEYPFARMVSASVSVTF; encoded by the coding sequence ATGAAAAAAGATGAATTAATTCTCCATCCATGGCGATGGCGTGGAAAAAAAATGCTAGTGATGAAACTTGTTATGCTTATGGTGTTGTTGCCGGTGTTTGCGTTTGCAATGCCGACTTATAGTCAGAAACAAATTAAGATGGAGGTTCAAGATGTAAGCTTGGAACAGGTGTTAAAAGAGTTACATGCACAATCTGGGTATTATATTTTGTATAATAAACAGGATGTACAGGGGGTAAAAAATGTGAGTTTGAAAGTAAATGGAGCCTCGGTAGATGAGGTGTTAAAGTTGTGTTTACGAAATACATCTTTACAATATGAGATTGAAGATCAGACAATCCTGATCTCTGTCAAGAAGGTTAATAATGAACCGGAGAAGAAGGAAAGCGTGGTTCTTAAAGGAGTGGTGAAAGATTCAAAAGGTGGCGTTTTACCTGGGGTGACAGTTATGATTAAAGGGACGAGTGTGGGGACTGCGACCGATATGGATGGAAATTATTCCATGAATATTCTAAAACAGGATACTGTTACTCTGATATTTTCGTTTGTGGGAATGAAAACGAAGGAAGTGAAATGGGCTGGTCAATCAGAACTTAACATCACGCTGGAAGATGAGGTGAGTGAGATGGATGAGGTGGTCGTGACAGGTATTTTCCAGCGTAAAAAAGAGAGTTTTACAGGTTCCACTGCTACATTCAAGAAAGAAGAGTTGAAGATGGTTGGAACGCAAAACCTGATTCAGAGTTTAAAGACACTAGATCCTTCTTTCGTGATTATGGAGAATAACGATTACGGTTCTGACCCTAATCGTTTACCGGATATCGAAATTCGTGGTAAAAGTAGTGTTGTAGGATTGAAAGAACAATATGATACCGATCCGAATCAGCCGTTGTTTATCCTTGATGGTTTCGAGACTGATTTGCAAACAGTGGTAAATTTGAATATGGACCGTGTGCAATCTGTAACAATATTGAAAGATGCTGCATCCACGGCTTTGTATGGTTCGAAAGCTGCAAACGGTGTTGTTGTAATTGAGACCAAACAGCCGGAACCAGGAACATTCCGAGTGTCATACAATGGTAATTTTTCTTTGTCTATCCCCGATTTGTCGGATTATAATTTGATGAATGCACGTGAGAAATTGAAATTTGAACAGAAAGCTGGTTTCTACAAATCGGATTATACATATGATGCCCAAGAACAATTATTTTTGGATAGTTTGTATAATCTTCATCGTGCGAATGTGGCAAGAGGTGTTAATACTTATTGGTTAAGTGAGCCGTTACGAGTAGCGTTGGTACATAAACACAATATTTATGCAGAAGGAGGTGACAATGCTGTACGTTATGGTTTGGGTGTTACCTATAATGGAACAGATGGAGTGATGAAAAATTCGGGAAACGACGTTATCGGTATGAATTTTGATTTGAATTATCGAAAAGGGAAATTCCGTTTTTTCAACAAGATGTCATTTGATTATACGAAAAAAGAAAATCCGACGGTAAGTTTTTCAGAGTATGCAAAAGCAAATCCTTATTTTGAAAAGTATGACGAAAATGGTAATGTTACCCGTTATTTAGAAGAATATTATACTGTTAATCAACAGCACTATACGGTTGAGAATCCCTTGTATAATGCAAGTTTGAACAGTTATGATCGTCAAAAAGGCACGAGTTTTATCAATAAATTTAATGCAGAATACCGCCCGGTGGAAGAAGTGATGGTGCGGGGACGTATCAGTTTGGAGAAAAAATCAGAAAAAGCTGAGTATTTTCTGTCCCCCGAGCATACTTCTTTCGATGAAGTGGCACGAACCCAACGGGGAAGTTATAAATCGACGGATTACGACACTTGGATCTATGACGGGGAGTTAACTGTGACTTATGGTAAATTGTTTAATGACGTACATCAATTAAATGCTGTATTAGGTGCTAACTTCCGTTCGTCTGAGTTGAAGACAGAGGCTTTCGAGGCAGTGGGTTTTCCTGTTGGTGATTTTACCCGTCCGTCTTTTGCCACCAGTTTTCCGAATGGCGGTAAACCGGATTACACGGAAACGGTCACCCGCTCCAACAGTTGGTATTTGAATATGGGGTATGCTTTCGACAACCGCTATTTGTTTGATGCAAATATTCGTTTAGATGGTGCTTCGGTTTTTGGGAGTAATAAACGTTATACCGAAACGTGGTCGGTAGGGGTGGCATGGAATATTCATAACGAAAACTTCTTGAAAAATGCCGAATGGATGACTTTATTGAAAGTGAGGGCATCAATTGGTAATCCTGGTAATCAGAATTTTGATGCTTATCAATCGTATACTACGTATTCTTTTAATAATTGGAACTCTAATAACTTTGGAACAAGTTTGTTGGTAGATGCATTTGGTAATCCTGACTTGAAATGGCAAAAAACGTTAGATATGAATGTGGGTGCTGATATTGCTTTATTGAGGAATCGTTTCAATATAAACTTCGACTATTATCAGAAAAGAACTGACCCTTTGTTGGCAGTAATCAGTTTGCCCTCCTCAGTTGGTACAAAAACGATAGCCACAAATATCGGTGAGCAATGGAACACGGGGTACAGTGCTACAGTTAAATATTCACCAATTTACCGCCCGGAGGAAGGTATCAATTGGAATCTGAGTTTGAATTTCCGTCACCAAAAGTCTGAATACCGGAATATAGGCAATAGCTTGAGTCAATTTAATGCGCAAAATGAAAATACAAGCTTGGTGCGTTATTACGATGGAGGTAGTCCTACAGCCTTATGGGCAGTACGTTCTTTGGGAATCGACCCGGCGAATGGTAAAGAAGTATTCTTGAAAAAAGACGGTACATATACTTATACATATGAGACAAAAGATGAGGTTCAGGTAGGAGATACAGAACCTGATTTGGAAGGAGTTATTGGTACTACGCTGTATTATAAGGGATTTTCCTTCTCTGCACATCTACGCTATAGTTTGGGAGGTGATGTCTTCAACGAGGCATTGTATACCAAAGTGGAAAATATTTCTGAAGATAACTTGAAATACAACCAAGATAAGCGTGCATTGTATGACCGTTGGGAAAAGCCCGGACAACACGCCCGCTTCAAGGGAATCTCTCTAACTGAAACAACACAAATGTCTTCGCGTTTTGTGCAGCGTTCTAATTTCCTGAAAGGTGAGTCTTTTTCAGCCGGTTATGATTTTCCAAAAGAATGGATTGAGAAAGCCGGATTTTCAGCCTTGCGTTTGCAGGTGAATATGAATGATGTGTTCCGAATATCAAGTGTGAAAGAGGAACGGGGTATTGAATATCCTTTTGCACGTATGGTATCGGCATCAGTATCTGTAACTTTTTAA
- a CDS encoding FecR family protein, translating to MHDDNNLKIASWIAARLNGTIRQEEEKMLEEWIHENDEHQLFYERLVERDYLTGRLQEYENYSLEALKERVMFSVSKQGKRTRLIRRIKQIAAILLIPLIAGSVFLFMVEKKEISPLATDIIPGKECAVLEMADGRKVELGLGKNLGQLQLEGTVVTNDSNRLAYKQNHSGNPSTLEYNTIIIPRGGEYQLILSDGSRVWLNSDTRLRYPVSFIGEKREVYLEGEAYFEVSHSDKPFEVHGGGQCVRVLGTSFNVMAYGDESKVQTTLVSGSVRVVLDQSDKTVLLTPGHQAEMDKNSGKITMREVNVENYIGWKDKLFMFDEEDMVTIMNKLARWYDVDIIIETPELKEKVFYGVIRKYENISTILDMLKKTQNIDYLIEGKKIVIKEVR from the coding sequence ATGCATGATGATAATAATTTGAAAATAGCCTCATGGATTGCAGCTCGGCTGAATGGTACTATTCGGCAAGAGGAGGAAAAGATGTTGGAGGAGTGGATCCATGAGAATGACGAGCATCAACTATTCTATGAACGGCTGGTAGAGCGGGATTATTTGACGGGGAGGTTGCAAGAGTATGAAAATTATTCATTAGAAGCATTGAAAGAACGAGTGATGTTTTCGGTAAGCAAACAGGGAAAGCGTACTCGTCTTATTCGGCGTATAAAACAAATTGCTGCAATTTTATTAATACCACTTATTGCCGGAAGTGTATTTTTATTCATGGTGGAGAAAAAAGAAATATCTCCGTTAGCTACAGATATTATTCCTGGTAAAGAATGTGCCGTGCTGGAGATGGCTGACGGGCGGAAAGTGGAATTGGGTCTAGGGAAAAATCTAGGGCAATTACAATTGGAAGGAACTGTAGTAACGAATGATTCCAATCGTCTTGCTTATAAACAAAATCACTCGGGTAACCCATCTACACTGGAATATAACACCATTATTATCCCCCGGGGAGGCGAATATCAACTGATCTTATCCGACGGTTCTCGGGTATGGTTAAATTCTGATACCCGTTTACGATATCCGGTTAGTTTTATCGGGGAAAAACGAGAGGTATATCTTGAGGGAGAGGCTTATTTTGAAGTTTCTCATTCCGATAAGCCTTTTGAAGTACATGGGGGAGGACAGTGTGTGCGTGTTTTAGGAACTTCATTTAACGTGATGGCTTATGGGGATGAATCTAAAGTGCAGACAACTTTAGTTTCGGGTAGTGTACGGGTAGTATTGGATCAATCTGATAAAACTGTTTTGCTGACGCCGGGACATCAAGCGGAAATGGATAAAAATAGTGGAAAGATAACTATGCGGGAAGTAAATGTTGAGAATTATATCGGATGGAAAGATAAACTTTTCATGTTTGACGAGGAAGATATGGTTACGATTATGAATAAATTGGCCCGTTGGTATGATGTGGATATTATTATTGAGACACCGGAATTGAAAGAAAAAGTATTTTACGGGGTAATTCGGAAATACGAGAATATTTCTACGATATTGGATATGTTGAAAAAAACTCAAAATATTGATTATTTGATAGAAGGTAAAAAGATTGTAATAAAAGAAGTCCGCTAA
- a CDS encoding RNA polymerase sigma-70 factor codes for MDKEMRYRKFRHNVDYLVRRLQDGDEYAFAFFLDTYGKSLYFYCNSILKNSTFSEDIVQESFVTLWERRQDFMSLLPIRVFLYQTARNKCLDLLKHEQVVHKHEAALIQELSEDSLDEKMIEEEVLGEIYRAIDELPPECRRVFRLGLEGLSNQEIADSLSISINTVRTQKQRAMIVLKKRFSMGTLLVLLGMMDLFN; via the coding sequence ATGGATAAGGAGATGCGATATAGAAAGTTTAGGCACAATGTGGACTACCTTGTAAGGCGATTACAGGATGGTGATGAATATGCCTTTGCTTTTTTCTTGGATACATATGGGAAATCTCTTTATTTTTATTGTAATTCAATTCTTAAAAATAGTACTTTCTCTGAAGATATTGTGCAGGAAAGTTTCGTAACCCTGTGGGAGAGACGTCAAGATTTTATGTCCTTACTTCCGATTCGGGTTTTTCTTTACCAGACGGCTCGTAATAAATGTTTGGATTTATTAAAGCATGAGCAGGTTGTTCATAAACATGAAGCGGCGTTAATTCAAGAATTAAGTGAAGATTCTTTGGATGAGAAAATGATTGAGGAAGAGGTGCTTGGGGAAATTTATCGGGCAATTGACGAATTACCTCCAGAATGTAGACGAGTATTCCGATTAGGATTAGAAGGATTAAGTAATCAGGAAATAGCAGATTCGTTATCTATATCGATCAATACGGTTCGGACTCAGAAACAGAGAGCTATGATTGTATTAAAAAAACGCTTTAGCATGGGTACTCTTTTGGTGCTTTTGGGAATGATGGATTTATTTAATTGA